Proteins from one Amycolatopsis benzoatilytica AK 16/65 genomic window:
- a CDS encoding sensor histidine kinase, with amino-acid sequence MRILRPLISGYTYRRWVYFILGAALSVPYLLFAMVAVPSVVPYSTTVSGAGLIGLIATVAVLAATAFLPAVRVLEAAAVRELLGQPAPGRGRLRCAGMFSLHVVTGAVIGTVTLLLPAGFGFALNAVFTGRFIDSPQFRLSVPRGWESAWLPASFLAAFIGLVYVVWGLGGVLRRTAARLLGLSAAERIAQLERRTEQLAERTRLARELHDSVGHALSVVTLQAGAARRTLHTDPGFTEEALTAIEESARTALEDLDHVLGLLREEASGRTPQSGLADLPALITATKQAGADCRAEMRGDLAAVPAVVSREIYRILQECLTNAVRYAGRVPVTVSLEVAGSRLHASVVNPLGSAQPSRVRGGRGLRGMAERAELVGGKLSAGPVGENWEVVVTVPWGNR; translated from the coding sequence GTGCGCATCCTCCGGCCGCTGATCAGCGGGTACACCTATCGCCGATGGGTGTACTTCATCCTCGGCGCGGCGTTGAGCGTCCCGTACCTGCTGTTCGCGATGGTCGCGGTCCCGTCGGTGGTGCCCTATTCCACGACCGTGTCGGGGGCGGGCCTGATCGGCTTGATAGCGACTGTCGCGGTACTCGCGGCGACCGCGTTCCTGCCCGCGGTCCGGGTACTCGAAGCCGCCGCGGTGCGCGAACTGCTCGGCCAACCGGCACCAGGACGCGGCCGCTTGCGGTGCGCCGGGATGTTCTCGCTGCACGTCGTGACCGGAGCGGTGATCGGCACCGTGACGCTGCTGCTGCCAGCCGGTTTCGGGTTCGCCCTCAACGCGGTCTTCACCGGTCGGTTTATCGACAGTCCGCAGTTTCGCTTGTCCGTGCCGCGCGGCTGGGAGTCGGCGTGGTTGCCCGCTTCGTTCCTGGCCGCCTTCATCGGGCTGGTCTACGTCGTCTGGGGCCTCGGCGGGGTGCTGCGCCGCACGGCGGCCCGGTTGCTCGGGCTGTCCGCGGCCGAACGCATCGCGCAGCTCGAACGGCGCACCGAGCAGCTGGCCGAACGCACCCGGCTGGCCCGCGAACTGCACGATTCCGTCGGACACGCGCTTTCCGTCGTCACGCTGCAAGCCGGGGCCGCCCGGCGGACGCTGCACACTGATCCCGGGTTCACCGAGGAGGCGCTCACCGCGATCGAAGAGTCCGCGCGCACCGCGCTGGAAGACCTCGACCACGTGCTCGGCCTGCTGCGCGAAGAAGCGTCCGGCCGAACGCCGCAGTCCGGGCTCGCGGACCTGCCCGCGCTGATCACCGCGACCAAGCAGGCTGGTGCCGATTGCCGGGCCGAGATGCGGGGCGACCTCGCTGCGGTGCCCGCAGTGGTGTCGCGCGAGATTTACCGGATCCTGCAGGAATGCCTGACGAACGCGGTCCGGTACGCCGGACGGGTGCCGGTGACCGTTTCGCTGGAAGTGGCCGGTTCGCGGCTGCACGCGTCGGTCGTGAACCCGCTCGGCTCGGCACAGCCGTCCCGCGTGCGCGGCGGACGCGGCTTACGGGGCATGGCGGAACGGGCGGAACTGGTGGGTGGCAAGCTGTCCGCCGGGCCGGTCGGCGAAAACTGGGAGGTCGTGGTGACGGTGCCGTGGGGGAACCGGTGA
- a CDS encoding response regulator, with the protein MSVRVLLVDDERLIRAGLRAIVDSEPDLTVVGEAADGAEVPGLVSTLAPDVVLMDVRMPAVDGIRATEHLLSTMDEPPKVIVVTTFENDDYVYDALRAGASGFLLKRARPEEIVAGIRTVLAGDSLLFPAAIRGMAQRRAPVPDVVAPLDFLTERERDVLRLMAAGLSNGEIAAELYLGLQTVKTHVGNVLSKLGARDRTQAVIRAYESGFVKPTG; encoded by the coding sequence GTGAGCGTGCGGGTCCTGCTGGTGGACGACGAAAGGCTGATCCGGGCCGGGCTGCGCGCGATCGTGGACAGCGAACCGGACCTGACCGTGGTCGGTGAGGCCGCGGACGGCGCCGAGGTGCCCGGCCTGGTCTCGACGCTGGCGCCGGACGTGGTGCTGATGGACGTGCGGATGCCCGCGGTGGACGGGATCCGCGCCACCGAGCACCTGTTGTCCACGATGGACGAGCCGCCGAAGGTGATCGTGGTGACCACCTTCGAGAACGACGACTACGTGTACGACGCCTTGCGGGCCGGGGCGAGCGGATTCCTGCTGAAGCGGGCGCGGCCGGAGGAGATCGTCGCCGGGATCCGCACCGTGCTGGCCGGGGACTCGCTGCTGTTCCCGGCGGCGATCCGGGGGATGGCGCAGCGGCGCGCACCGGTGCCGGATGTGGTGGCACCGCTGGATTTCCTGACCGAGCGCGAGCGCGACGTGCTGCGGCTGATGGCGGCCGGACTGTCCAATGGGGAGATTGCCGCGGAGCTGTATCTGGGGCTGCAGACGGTAAAAACGCATGTGGGGAATGTGCTGTCAAAGCTCGGTGCCCGGGATCGGACGCAGGCGGTGATCCGGGCGTACGAATCGGGCTTCGTCAAGCCGACCGGCTGA
- a CDS encoding GGDEF domain-containing protein: protein MTTLRAVRFAFQPMYSLHTGGVVAYEALARPGRGTAHELLAEARRAGRLTEVDLGLAAAAVRQEAERPSALPLHLNLSARTLASPLEAFDELLAELSAAGRRTRDVVLEVGPPFTHLPTERLMAGMRALNELGFRLALDGLGRGDLPLALLAQSPVDLVKLDRSVLRGLPDDAASVAVVEALLHYTSRTNIRLVATGIETGPQLDAAQSLGVRIAQGNLLAPPAAHRSAPAAGAVVPDDRRTPAPPQAPRVGDFLRPATTLPVDATCDDVREVLAAADAPSGVVGVDAANRPQWSVDRTRFLVTITGPYGHALHAKRSAARLADKPHLIEAGASALEFLELVTDADWGRTGDDVVVVDASGRCLGVVLVTEVVRGVAEAKVEEAVTLSPLTRLPGSEAVARDVERRIATGEQFVAAWLDVDAFKSVNDNAGFAAGDDLIRELGETLTDLARKLARMRVSHVGGDDFLIVCDVDEIGTVAAALLDTHWSAEGMPVTVSLATLVCGSGAVPSYRDASRLLAPLKKRAKAVPGSSWVLSRPGSDRVEVLRGIGRDVAISRSA, encoded by the coding sequence GTGACGACGCTGCGTGCGGTCCGATTCGCCTTCCAGCCGATGTATAGCCTGCACACCGGCGGAGTCGTCGCGTACGAAGCACTGGCCCGGCCGGGCCGGGGCACCGCGCACGAACTCCTCGCCGAAGCCCGCCGAGCCGGCCGGCTCACCGAAGTAGACCTGGGGCTCGCCGCCGCCGCGGTGCGCCAGGAGGCAGAGCGGCCCAGCGCGCTCCCGCTGCACCTCAACCTTTCCGCCCGCACGCTCGCCTCGCCGCTGGAGGCGTTCGACGAACTGCTCGCCGAGCTCAGCGCGGCCGGGCGGCGCACCCGCGACGTGGTGCTCGAGGTCGGGCCTCCGTTCACGCACCTGCCCACCGAGCGGCTGATGGCCGGCATGCGCGCGCTGAACGAGCTGGGCTTCCGGCTCGCGCTCGACGGCCTCGGCCGCGGCGACCTGCCGCTCGCCCTGCTCGCCCAGTCCCCCGTGGACCTGGTGAAGCTGGACCGCAGCGTGCTGCGCGGGCTGCCGGACGACGCAGCCTCGGTCGCGGTCGTCGAGGCGCTGCTGCACTACACGTCGCGCACGAACATCCGGCTGGTCGCCACCGGCATCGAGACCGGGCCGCAGCTCGACGCGGCGCAAAGCCTCGGCGTCCGGATCGCGCAGGGCAACCTGCTCGCGCCGCCCGCCGCGCACCGGTCCGCGCCCGCCGCCGGGGCGGTCGTCCCGGACGACCGGCGCACCCCGGCGCCGCCGCAGGCCCCGCGCGTCGGCGACTTCCTGCGTCCGGCCACCACCCTCCCGGTGGACGCGACCTGTGACGACGTGCGCGAGGTGCTCGCCGCGGCGGACGCGCCGAGCGGCGTGGTCGGCGTGGACGCGGCCAACCGTCCACAGTGGTCGGTCGACCGCACGCGGTTCCTCGTGACCATCACCGGCCCGTACGGGCATGCCCTGCACGCCAAGCGTTCCGCCGCGCGGCTGGCGGACAAGCCGCACCTGATCGAGGCCGGCGCGAGCGCGCTGGAGTTCCTGGAACTGGTCACCGACGCCGACTGGGGCCGCACCGGCGACGACGTGGTGGTCGTCGACGCTTCCGGACGCTGCCTCGGCGTCGTGCTGGTGACCGAGGTGGTGCGCGGCGTCGCGGAGGCGAAGGTCGAGGAAGCGGTCACGCTCAGTCCGCTGACCCGGCTGCCGGGCAGCGAGGCGGTGGCCCGCGACGTCGAACGCCGGATCGCCACCGGCGAGCAGTTCGTGGCGGCCTGGCTGGACGTCGACGCGTTCAAGTCGGTCAACGACAACGCCGGGTTCGCCGCGGGCGACGACCTGATCCGCGAGCTCGGCGAAACCCTCACCGATCTCGCGCGCAAGCTGGCGCGGATGCGGGTCAGCCACGTCGGCGGCGACGATTTCCTGATCGTCTGCGACGTGGACGAGATCGGCACCGTCGCCGCGGCCCTGCTCGACACGCACTGGTCCGCCGAAGGCATGCCGGTCACCGTTTCCCTGGCGACACTGGTGTGCGGCAGCGGCGCCGTTCCGTCCTATCGGGACGCTTCCCGGCTGCTCGCGCCGCTGAAGAAGCGGGCCAAGGCGGTGCCCGGGTCCAGCTGGGTGCTCAGCCGTCCGGGCAGCGACCGGGTCGAGGTGCTCCGCGGCATCGGCCGCGACGTCGCGATCAGCCGGTCGGCTTGA